The Candidatus Methylomirabilota bacterium genome has a window encoding:
- the lptG gene encoding LPS export ABC transporter permease LptG, producing MLRVLDRYMIKDLAPPFALVVGVLTFFLVIDRVYQLTDLVITKSVPFHFVLGLLLFMLPGVLALTVPMALLVSVLLVCGRLAGDLEVAALKASGVSPLRLFGPFLGFAVVVSGAVATLTLLIAPAASGAFQNQLFQILQTKATTGIKERTFTASFSQMVMYVDDISASQVALRGLLVSDERDPKLSRIILAREGRLFSDAKNRRVTMRFIDGSVSETDTGDARRFRLTAFSLYDLNLPLDNPQRAAERIEKPEKEMSLQTLRETIADLKRQGQIVTPFEVELHKRFSLPVAPLVFILVGFPLGIRTQRGGRALALGLSLGVVVLYYVIHTFLEGMALRGRIPVGVAMWLPNAIFGAVGLLLLHSATAGTPASWRRLFWRLRAAVPRGFRSVFPKRAAVQRVSGPAARARGPRASTYIIDRYLVGQYLTFLLTGTVVVAILVLVVDLIQYLDRFLRAKPPFIYIVQHLFYRLPGSLYEGLPLVVLVSTVFLFLTLTQQRELDALKASGISLYRASLPVLLVAFGISLAAGLMQETVLPGINAKAEEIDRVKIRGNQPRHLQRQTQIWYRSSDTRYLRMELLDPIARSLEGLLVVDISRDFRLVDRLDAGRAVWTGEAWMLSDGVFRQVGPGNQVTADAFTERLVSMPEQINDLIQVQKAPETMSFLELRGYITRLAETGHQVSKYLVQLDSKLSFPLVHVIMALVAIPFALASPRSGGRGVGVAVAILISVGYWVVNSVAIAFAKAELLPPMLGAWTANIIFAGLGAALFLRAKT from the coding sequence ATGCTCAGGGTCCTCGACCGGTACATGATCAAGGATCTCGCCCCGCCCTTCGCCCTGGTCGTGGGCGTGCTGACCTTCTTCCTGGTCATCGACCGCGTCTACCAGTTGACCGATCTCGTCATCACCAAGAGCGTGCCCTTCCACTTCGTGCTCGGCCTCCTCCTCTTCATGCTGCCCGGCGTCCTCGCTCTCACAGTCCCCATGGCGCTCCTGGTCTCGGTGCTGCTGGTCTGCGGCCGTCTCGCCGGCGACCTCGAGGTGGCGGCGCTCAAGGCCTCGGGCGTGAGCCCGCTCAGGCTCTTCGGACCCTTCCTGGGCTTCGCGGTCGTGGTCAGCGGCGCCGTCGCGACGTTGACCCTCCTGATCGCGCCCGCGGCGAGCGGAGCCTTTCAGAACCAGCTCTTCCAGATCCTCCAGACCAAGGCCACCACGGGCATCAAAGAGCGCACCTTCACCGCCTCCTTCAGCCAGATGGTCATGTACGTGGACGACATCAGCGCCTCGCAGGTCGCCCTGCGGGGCCTCCTGGTCTCGGACGAGCGCGACCCCAAGCTCTCCCGGATCATCCTTGCGCGCGAGGGGCGTCTCTTCTCCGACGCGAAGAACCGCCGCGTGACCATGCGGTTCATCGACGGCTCCGTCAGCGAGACCGATACGGGCGACGCGCGGCGGTTCCGCCTCACCGCGTTCAGCCTCTACGACCTCAACCTGCCCCTCGACAACCCCCAGCGGGCGGCCGAGCGCATCGAGAAGCCCGAAAAGGAGATGTCGCTCCAGACGCTCCGCGAGACCATCGCCGATCTCAAGCGCCAGGGGCAGATCGTGACGCCGTTCGAGGTCGAGCTGCACAAGCGCTTCTCCCTGCCCGTGGCTCCCCTGGTCTTCATCCTCGTCGGCTTTCCCCTCGGGATCCGGACCCAGCGTGGCGGTCGCGCTCTGGCGCTCGGGTTGAGCCTGGGCGTCGTCGTCCTGTACTACGTCATCCACACCTTCCTCGAGGGCATGGCGCTGCGCGGCCGCATCCCCGTCGGCGTCGCCATGTGGCTGCCGAACGCGATCTTCGGCGCGGTCGGGCTCCTGCTCCTTCACAGCGCCACAGCGGGCACCCCCGCGTCGTGGAGACGCCTCTTCTGGCGCCTCCGCGCGGCCGTGCCTCGCGGCTTCCGCAGCGTCTTCCCCAAGCGGGCCGCGGTGCAGCGCGTGAGCGGTCCCGCGGCGCGTGCGCGCGGTCCGCGGGCCTCGACCTACATCATCGACCGCTACCTGGTCGGCCAGTACCTGACCTTCCTCCTCACCGGAACCGTCGTGGTGGCGATCCTCGTCCTCGTGGTCGACCTGATCCAGTACCTCGACCGGTTCCTCCGGGCAAAGCCGCCGTTCATCTACATCGTCCAGCACCTGTTCTACCGGCTGCCCGGCTCGCTCTACGAGGGGCTGCCCCTCGTCGTCCTGGTCTCGACCGTCTTCCTCTTCCTGACGCTGACCCAGCAGCGCGAGCTCGACGCGCTCAAGGCCTCCGGCATCAGCCTCTACCGGGCCAGCCTGCCCGTCCTCCTGGTGGCCTTCGGCATCAGCCTCGCCGCCGGCCTCATGCAGGAGACGGTGCTCCCGGGCATCAACGCCAAGGCGGAAGAGATCGACCGCGTCAAGATCCGCGGCAACCAGCCCCGGCACCTCCAGCGCCAAACACAGATCTGGTACCGCTCTTCCGACACGCGCTACCTGCGCATGGAGCTGCTGGACCCGATCGCGCGCTCGCTCGAAGGCCTGCTCGTGGTCGACATCAGCCGGGACTTTCGTCTGGTGGATCGCCTGGACGCCGGCAGGGCGGTCTGGACCGGCGAGGCCTGGATGCTGAGTGACGGCGTGTTCCGGCAGGTCGGCCCGGGCAACCAGGTCACGGCCGACGCCTTCACGGAGAGGCTGGTCAGCATGCCTGAGCAGATCAACGACCTGATCCAGGTGCAAAAGGCGCCGGAGACGATGAGCTTCCTGGAGCTGCGCGGTTACATCACCCGACTCGCGGAGACCGGGCATCAGGTCAGCAAATACCTCGTCCAACTCGACTCGAAGCTCTCTTTCCCGCTGGTCCACGTCATCATGGCGCTCGTGGCGATTCCCTTCGCCCTGGCGTCACCGCGCAGCGGCGGGCGCGGCGTCGGCGTCGCGGTGGCCATCCTGATCTCGGTGGGCTACTGGGTGGTGAACTCCGTGGCGATCGCCTTCGCCAAGGCCGAGCTCCTGCCGCCCATGCTCGGCGCCTGGACGGCGAACATCATTTTTGCAGGGCTCGGCGCGGCGCTTTTTCTCCGCGCTAAAACCTAG
- a CDS encoding valine--tRNA ligase has protein sequence MAEIADRYDPSIVESRWYREWEDRGLFHADAASSKPPYCIMIPPPNVTGSLHMGHAFTFTLQDILIRYKRMDGYNALWLPGTDHAGIATQNVVERQLAAEGKSKDDLGREAFIARVWQWKEESGGAIINQLRRLGASFDWQRERFTMDPGLSRAVREVFVRLWEDGLIYQGDYIVNWCPRCQTALSDIEVEREERDDEFVYIRYGPLTLGTVRPETKLGDTGVAVHPKDKRYATYVGKTLKIQSVEGPIQIRVVADTAVDPKFGTGVIKVTPGHDPTDFEIGKRHGLPARTVIGFDGKMTALAGKYAGMDRFECRKKIVEDMQALGLIERIEPYRHAVGLCYRCKTVVEPLISKQWYVRIKPLADPAIKAARSGRMKIQPREWARNYLLWMENIHDWCISRQLWWGHRIPVWYCEKDGSTHVSRTDLAACPACGGPVRQDPDVLDTWFSSGLWPFSTLGWPESTPELKTFYPTSCLVTGFDIISFWVARMVMLGLKFMGDVPFRDVYIHALVRDAEGHKMSKSKGNVVDPLTIMDKYGTDAFRFTLAALAAQGRDIRLSEDRIEGYRNFANKIWNASRFVLTNLDGYDAALAAKGKRSVADRWIASRLVAAAAAVRTALDGYRFNDAASAVYQFVWSEFCDWYLEIAKRSLYHRQDPGARAVTQRTLVETLEVTLRLLHPFMPFISEEIWQRLPHGAGPAPDSAGYIPGPARYVMVAAFPKAGRKGRDAAAEREMAPVILVVSAIRTVRSESRISPAVELTVTVKCPSKDAARLRAAVPLIGALARARVTVDPRAARPPQSAHAVAGGADVFVHLQGVVDVGAERARLQKEIEKARKETSFLEGKLGRADFIERAPADVVARDRERLAEQGQILEKLTASLAALQ, from the coding sequence ATGGCTGAAATCGCGGACCGCTACGACCCGAGCATCGTCGAGTCGCGCTGGTACCGCGAGTGGGAAGATCGTGGTCTCTTCCACGCCGACGCCGCCTCGTCCAAGCCGCCCTACTGCATCATGATCCCTCCGCCCAACGTCACGGGCTCGCTGCACATGGGCCACGCGTTCACGTTCACGCTCCAGGACATCCTGATCCGCTACAAGCGCATGGACGGCTACAACGCCCTCTGGCTGCCGGGCACCGACCACGCCGGCATCGCGACTCAGAACGTGGTCGAGCGCCAGCTCGCGGCCGAGGGCAAGAGCAAGGACGATCTCGGCCGCGAGGCCTTCATCGCGCGCGTGTGGCAGTGGAAGGAAGAGTCTGGCGGGGCGATCATCAACCAGCTCAGGCGCCTCGGAGCGTCATTCGATTGGCAGCGCGAGCGCTTCACGATGGACCCGGGACTGTCCCGGGCGGTGCGCGAGGTCTTCGTGCGCCTCTGGGAAGACGGGTTGATCTACCAGGGCGACTACATCGTCAACTGGTGCCCGCGCTGCCAGACGGCGCTGTCGGACATCGAGGTCGAGCGCGAGGAGCGCGACGACGAGTTCGTGTACATCAGGTACGGGCCGCTGACCCTCGGGACAGTCCGCCCTGAGACCAAGCTCGGCGACACAGGCGTGGCCGTCCACCCTAAGGACAAGCGCTACGCCACGTACGTCGGCAAGACCCTTAAAATCCAGTCGGTCGAGGGGCCGATTCAGATCCGCGTCGTCGCGGACACCGCCGTGGATCCCAAGTTCGGGACGGGCGTCATCAAGGTGACGCCGGGACACGATCCGACCGACTTCGAGATCGGCAAGCGGCACGGCCTGCCGGCGCGGACGGTCATAGGCTTCGACGGAAAGATGACCGCCCTCGCGGGCAAGTACGCGGGCATGGACCGCTTCGAGTGCCGGAAGAAGATCGTCGAGGACATGCAGGCGCTCGGCCTGATCGAGCGCATCGAGCCCTACCGGCACGCCGTCGGCCTCTGCTACCGGTGCAAGACGGTTGTCGAGCCGCTGATCTCCAAGCAGTGGTACGTGCGGATCAAGCCGCTCGCGGACCCGGCGATCAAGGCGGCGCGGTCGGGGCGCATGAAGATCCAGCCGCGCGAGTGGGCCAGGAACTATCTCCTCTGGATGGAGAACATCCACGACTGGTGCATCTCGCGCCAGCTGTGGTGGGGGCATCGCATTCCGGTCTGGTACTGCGAGAAGGACGGCAGCACCCACGTGTCGCGGACAGACCTTGCTGCATGCCCCGCGTGCGGTGGACCCGTGCGCCAGGATCCGGACGTGCTCGACACCTGGTTCTCCTCGGGGCTCTGGCCCTTTTCGACCCTCGGCTGGCCGGAGTCCACACCCGAGCTCAAGACCTTCTACCCGACCTCCTGCCTCGTGACCGGCTTCGACATCATCTCCTTCTGGGTCGCCCGGATGGTCATGCTCGGGCTCAAGTTCATGGGCGACGTGCCGTTCCGCGACGTCTACATCCACGCCCTCGTCCGGGACGCCGAGGGGCACAAGATGTCCAAGTCCAAGGGCAACGTCGTCGACCCGCTTACGATCATGGACAAGTACGGCACGGATGCCTTCCGGTTCACGCTCGCTGCGCTCGCGGCGCAGGGACGGGATATCAGGCTGTCCGAAGATCGGATCGAGGGCTACCGCAACTTCGCCAACAAGATCTGGAATGCGTCACGCTTCGTGCTGACGAACCTCGACGGTTACGACGCCGCGCTCGCGGCGAAGGGCAAGCGATCCGTGGCGGACCGCTGGATCGCGAGCCGCCTGGTTGCGGCGGCGGCGGCGGTGCGGACGGCGCTCGACGGCTATCGCTTCAACGACGCCGCCTCGGCGGTGTACCAGTTCGTCTGGAGCGAGTTCTGCGACTGGTACCTCGAGATCGCCAAGCGCAGCCTCTACCATCGCCAAGACCCGGGCGCGCGCGCAGTGACCCAGCGGACGCTCGTGGAGACCCTCGAAGTGACGCTCCGGCTGCTGCACCCGTTCATGCCCTTCATCTCGGAGGAGATCTGGCAGCGGCTCCCTCACGGGGCCGGACCGGCGCCAGACTCGGCCGGATACATTCCAGGCCCCGCCAGGTACGTAATGGTCGCGGCGTTCCCGAAGGCGGGACGCAAGGGACGTGATGCAGCCGCGGAGCGCGAGATGGCGCCCGTCATCTTGGTGGTGAGCGCGATCCGGACCGTGCGCAGCGAGAGCCGCATCTCCCCGGCCGTGGAATTGACGGTGACCGTCAAGTGTCCCTCTAAGGACGCCGCCAGGCTGCGCGCCGCCGTCCCGCTGATCGGCGCGCTGGCGCGGGCCAGGGTGACCGTCGATCCCCGGGCGGCGCGGCCGCCGCAGTCCGCCCACGCAGTGGCGGGCGGCGCGGACGTGTTCGTGCACCTCCAGGGCGTCGTGGACGTGGGAGCAGAGCGCGCACGGCTCCAGAAGGAGATCGAGAAGGCGCGGAAGGAGACGAGCTTTCTCGAGGGTAAGCTCGGGCGTGCGGACTTCATCGAGCGCGCGCCGGCCGACGTCGTGGCGCGCGACCGCGAGCGGCTCGCCGAGCAGGGGCAGATCCTGGAAAAGCTCACCGCGAGCCTGGCCGCGCTCCAGTGA
- a CDS encoding biotin--[acetyl-CoA-carboxylase] ligase: MRAPAQRLGHTIHRLGRVGSTQGEAARLATAGGSEGTVVTATHQSAGRGRRGREWLDAPGESLLMSIVLRPPIPPGLAPQLSLVAAVAVVDALGTAGVAATIRWPNDVMVGERKICGMLPEALTTREGTLEHVILGIGLNVNQRDFPASIRTFATSVRIETGREHAVEEMLQAVLAGLEGWYRRFVEGGLDALLPAWLGRAQGIGCRARDADGQEGVAVGLAADGALLLRTDSGETLRVVAGEVTTEVEHAAGH, translated from the coding sequence ATGCGGGCGCCGGCGCAACGTCTCGGGCACACCATCCACCGCTTGGGCCGGGTCGGGTCCACCCAGGGCGAAGCGGCCCGGTTGGCGACGGCCGGCGGCTCCGAGGGAACGGTGGTGACGGCGACGCACCAGAGCGCGGGGCGGGGCCGGCGCGGCCGCGAGTGGCTCGACGCCCCGGGCGAAAGTCTGCTCATGTCCATCGTGCTGCGCCCGCCGATTCCCCCCGGCCTGGCTCCGCAGTTGTCGCTGGTCGCGGCCGTGGCCGTCGTCGATGCTCTCGGAACGGCCGGGGTGGCGGCCACGATCCGCTGGCCCAATGACGTCATGGTCGGGGAGCGAAAGATCTGCGGCATGCTGCCCGAGGCGCTGACCACGCGCGAGGGCACGCTCGAGCACGTGATCCTGGGAATCGGGCTCAACGTCAACCAGCGCGACTTCCCGGCGTCGATACGGACGTTCGCGACCTCGGTGAGGATCGAGACCGGGCGCGAGCACGCTGTCGAGGAGATGCTGCAGGCGGTCCTGGCCGGGCTCGAGGGCTGGTACAGGCGCTTCGTCGAGGGAGGGCTCGACGCGCTCCTCCCGGCCTGGCTCGGGCGCGCTCAAGGCATCGGCTGCCGCGCGCGCGATGCGGACGGGCAGGAGGGCGTCGCGGTTGGCCTGGCTGCAGACGGCGCCTTGCTGCTCCGGACGGACAGCGGCGAGACGCTGCGGGTCGTCGCGGGCGAGGTCACGACGGAGGTAGAGCATGCTGCTGGTCATTGA
- a CDS encoding type III pantothenate kinase: MLLVIDVGNTNTKVGVFSGPRLLVSWRLTTRREQTADEYGVFIQTLLSTRGIEQQRITGVAISNVVPTVQQALEAMSDAYFGVQPFSVEPGRSETVPLSVEAPQEVGADRLCDIVGGVTLYGSPLIVVNFGTATTFDCVNARGEFIGGAIAPGLVTASEALISRAARLYRVELLQPKEAIGRNTVTNIQSGVMYGWAGLVDGLVDRMRAEMGGPVKVVATGGLAGQLRGVARTIDLVNPDLTLEGLRAIWERANPQQPRHASTQG, from the coding sequence ATGCTGCTGGTCATTGACGTCGGCAACACCAACACCAAGGTCGGCGTCTTCAGCGGACCGCGGCTCCTCGTGTCGTGGCGGCTGACGACGCGGCGCGAGCAGACGGCCGACGAGTACGGCGTCTTCATCCAGACGCTCCTCAGCACGCGCGGCATCGAGCAGCAGCGAATCACGGGCGTGGCCATCTCGAACGTGGTGCCGACCGTGCAGCAGGCGCTCGAGGCCATGTCCGACGCCTACTTCGGGGTGCAGCCGTTCAGCGTGGAGCCGGGCAGGAGCGAGACGGTGCCGCTCTCCGTGGAAGCGCCGCAGGAGGTCGGAGCCGACCGCCTCTGCGACATCGTAGGCGGCGTCACGCTCTACGGCTCGCCGCTCATCGTGGTCAACTTCGGCACGGCAACCACGTTCGACTGCGTGAACGCGCGGGGCGAGTTCATCGGCGGAGCGATCGCCCCGGGCCTCGTCACCGCCTCCGAAGCGCTGATCTCGCGCGCGGCGCGCCTCTACCGCGTCGAGCTGCTTCAGCCGAAGGAGGCGATCGGGCGGAACACCGTCACCAACATCCAGTCAGGCGTGATGTACGGCTGGGCGGGGCTGGTGGACGGCCTCGTCGACCGCATGCGCGCCGAGATGGGCGGCCCCGTCAAGGTGGTCGCCACGGGCGGGCTGGCCGGCCAGCTGCGAGGCGTGGCGCGTACCATCGATCTGGTCAACCCGGACCTGACTCTCGAGGGCCTGCGGGCGATCTGGGAGCGCGCAAATCCTCAGCAACCGCGGCACGCGTCGACGCAGGGTTGA
- a CDS encoding GuaB3 family IMP dehydrogenase-related protein, with translation MGMWVGRGRKARAAYGFDDIALAPGAITINPNEVDISWELCGRNFQIPIIAAAMDGVVSPKLAIEMGRLGGLAVLNLEGIFSRYENPDEVLDRITSASLEEATRIIQGIYGEPIKEELIHKRISEIKKGGGPVMVSAIPQRAERFAKIAEEAGADFFVVQSTVTTARHVATEYTPVDLRELKKHLSIPLIIGNTVTYEACLELMECGADALLIGVGPGAACTSREVLGVGVPQVTATADSAAARDFYYKRKGRYVPIITDGGMTTGGDICKALASGADAVMIGSAFARAQEAPGRGYHWGMATPHSNLPRGTRIRVGVSGPLEQILFGPAFTEDGTLNLVGAIRTCMGSVGAMSIKELQQTELIIAPSIKTEGKVFQRAQKLGTPR, from the coding sequence ATGGGCATGTGGGTGGGGCGCGGGCGCAAGGCCCGGGCGGCATACGGCTTCGACGACATCGCGCTGGCTCCAGGAGCGATCACCATCAATCCCAACGAGGTGGACATCTCGTGGGAGCTCTGCGGCCGCAACTTTCAGATCCCCATCATCGCCGCGGCCATGGACGGCGTCGTCAGCCCCAAGCTCGCCATCGAGATGGGCCGCCTCGGCGGGCTCGCGGTGCTCAACCTCGAGGGCATCTTCTCGCGCTATGAGAACCCGGACGAGGTCCTCGACCGGATCACCTCCGCCAGCCTCGAAGAAGCGACCAGGATCATCCAAGGGATCTACGGCGAGCCCATCAAGGAAGAGCTGATCCACAAGCGCATCTCGGAGATCAAGAAGGGCGGCGGGCCCGTCATGGTGTCGGCCATCCCGCAGCGCGCCGAGCGCTTCGCGAAGATCGCCGAGGAGGCCGGCGCGGACTTCTTCGTGGTCCAGTCCACGGTCACGACAGCGCGGCACGTGGCGACTGAGTACACGCCGGTGGATCTCCGCGAGCTCAAGAAGCATCTGTCGATCCCCCTTATCATCGGCAACACGGTCACGTACGAGGCCTGCCTCGAGCTGATGGAGTGCGGAGCCGACGCGCTGCTGATCGGCGTGGGGCCCGGCGCCGCGTGCACCAGCCGAGAGGTGCTGGGGGTCGGCGTCCCGCAGGTGACGGCGACGGCCGACTCCGCCGCCGCCCGGGACTTCTACTACAAGCGGAAGGGGCGCTACGTGCCCATCATCACCGACGGCGGCATGACCACCGGTGGCGACATCTGCAAGGCCCTGGCCTCGGGCGCCGACGCGGTCATGATTGGCTCGGCCTTCGCGCGCGCCCAGGAGGCGCCGGGGCGCGGGTACCACTGGGGAATGGCGACGCCGCACTCGAACCTGCCGCGCGGGACGCGCATCCGGGTCGGGGTGTCGGGTCCGCTCGAGCAGATCCTTTTCGGTCCCGCCTTCACCGAGGACGGCACGCTGAACCTGGTCGGTGCGATCCGCACGTGCATGGGCTCGGTGGGCGCCATGAGCATCAAGGAGCTGCAGCAGACCGAGCTCATCATCGCCCCGTCCATCAAGACGGAAGGCAAGGTGTTCCAGCGCGCCCAGAAGCTCGGCACGCCCAGATAG
- the guaA gene encoding glutamine-hydrolyzing GMP synthase, translating into MDKICVLDFGAQYAQLIARRVRELSVYSEIVPCTEPVEKLLAAGYKGIILSGGPSSVYDDGAPLPDKRLFEAGIPILGICYGMQAMGYLLGGEVVPAERREYGPADLLLEGGGGGLLDGMRPSVSGRVRVWMSHGDTVMKPPQGFVRLGSTDNCPVAAMADADRKLYGVQFHPEVAHTAQGKTVLRNFLAACGAKGDWSMASFIDTEVAAIRKTVGRDRVLCALSGGVDSSVVAVLLHKAIGEQLTCLFVDNGVLRHGEVESVVSTFKDAFKINLIHVDASKRFLDRLQGVTDPETKRKRIGNEFIAVFEEEARKLGEIPWLAQGTLYPDVIESVSFKGPSATIKTHHNVGGLPPDMKFKLIEPLRELFKDEVREVGGLLGLPREIIWRQPFPGPGLAIRVVGEVIPERLAVLREADAIVQEEVRRAGLEREIWQAFAVLLPVRTVGVMGDFRTYAEVIALRAVTSQDAMTADWARLPYELLAHISSRIINEVKGVNRVVYDISSKPPSTIEWE; encoded by the coding sequence ATGGATAAGATTTGCGTCCTGGATTTCGGCGCGCAGTACGCCCAGCTGATCGCTCGCCGCGTCCGTGAGTTGTCCGTCTATTCCGAGATCGTCCCCTGCACGGAGCCCGTGGAGAAGCTGCTGGCCGCCGGCTACAAGGGGATCATTCTCTCGGGCGGCCCATCGAGCGTCTACGACGACGGCGCCCCGCTGCCCGACAAGCGCCTCTTCGAGGCCGGCATCCCCATTCTCGGCATCTGCTACGGCATGCAGGCCATGGGTTACCTCCTCGGTGGAGAGGTCGTGCCGGCGGAGCGTCGCGAGTACGGCCCTGCTGACCTCCTGCTCGAAGGTGGCGGCGGAGGGCTGCTGGACGGGATGCGGCCTTCGGTGTCCGGCCGCGTCCGGGTGTGGATGAGCCACGGGGATACCGTGATGAAGCCGCCCCAGGGCTTCGTGCGGCTCGGTTCCACCGACAACTGTCCCGTGGCGGCCATGGCGGATGCCGACCGCAAGCTCTACGGCGTCCAGTTCCACCCTGAGGTGGCGCACACGGCCCAAGGCAAGACGGTGCTCCGGAACTTCCTGGCGGCATGCGGCGCCAAGGGCGACTGGTCCATGGCCTCCTTCATCGACACGGAGGTGGCGGCGATCCGGAAGACCGTGGGGCGGGATCGCGTCCTGTGCGCGCTCTCGGGAGGCGTGGACTCCTCGGTGGTCGCGGTCCTCCTCCACAAGGCCATAGGGGAGCAGCTGACCTGCCTCTTCGTGGACAACGGTGTCCTGAGACATGGCGAGGTCGAGTCCGTCGTCTCCACGTTCAAGGATGCCTTCAAGATCAATCTCATTCATGTCGACGCAAGTAAGCGGTTTCTTGACCGGTTGCAGGGTGTGACGGATCCTGAGACCAAGCGCAAGCGTATCGGGAACGAGTTCATCGCCGTCTTCGAGGAGGAGGCGCGGAAGCTCGGCGAGATCCCTTGGCTCGCGCAGGGCACGCTGTATCCCGACGTCATCGAGTCGGTGTCTTTCAAGGGGCCCTCGGCTACCATCAAGACCCACCACAACGTGGGCGGGCTGCCCCCCGACATGAAGTTCAAGCTCATCGAGCCGCTCCGCGAGCTCTTCAAGGACGAGGTCAGGGAAGTGGGCGGCCTGCTCGGGCTGCCGCGGGAGATCATCTGGCGCCAGCCCTTCCCGGGGCCGGGGCTCGCGATTCGCGTGGTGGGCGAGGTGATCCCAGAGCGCCTCGCCGTCCTCCGCGAGGCCGACGCGATCGTGCAAGAGGAAGTCCGGCGCGCGGGGCTCGAGCGCGAGATCTGGCAGGCGTTCGCCGTGCTGCTGCCGGTGCGGACCGTCGGGGTCATGGGCGACTTCCGCACCTACGCCGAGGTCATCGCGCTCCGGGCGGTGACCAGCCAGGACGCCATGACGGCGGATTGGGCGCGGCTGCCCTACGAGCTGCTCGCCCACATCTCCTCGCGGATCATCAACGAGGTCAAGGGCGTCAACCGCGTCGTCTACGACATCTCCTCCAAGCCCCCCAGCACCATCGAATGGGAGTAG